The genomic stretch AGCCAAAGATTTTTCACTTCCTTTTAGTTTCGGTAAGTCGATGTACATAATCTAATAaagattaacaaattttactgaactttgtatgtataaagtattattacattagttttaataatgacaataagaataattttctttctgtaCTTTTATCTAGGTCATCGATTATGTCCAGGTGAAACTTATTCTAGATATAACATATTCGGGACATTGGTTCTTTTGCTACAAaacttcaacttttttttcgttGAGGGTCAGCCATCGAGCCTCGAGGATAAGGATTCGGGTATAGTCGTCCTTCCCAAAGATCTATGGATACGTTTCGAATCacgttaatatttgttatttaattattttatcgacaAGCAATCTTCGAaatcaagcaacgtcggcgatgaTTGACACTTGGATGTGTAACCGTTTTTTCAGATACAGAGATTaaaaacatgctttaacagatACGACTGTAGCTTCATCTGTCCTCTAAAGCCgtgtgttttaccgacattctgtTTAATCACttaatttcgaattgaatttacagaattgataatccttttacatttttaaagtacgtacacaaatgaACCCAGGGACGATTagataaagaccaaaaatgcaaaaaaatttttaaagtttatttgttcataaaaatatttgcttcaaaatacaagttatgtagtttatacgtacaaatgaatggtgttcccgggttcggaatagattgaggaataagattataatcgtcaaattacgattacaagccgtacaaagaagatatttttaaaataaaagcgcttaaatgaataaaatttttgatcacataaatatgtttttttgcggcttgtaaacgtaatttgacaaatatagtcttattccttctattccaaactgcgagacaccatttatttgtaagtataagctatataacttgtattttaaagcaaattttttcatgaacaaggataaataatgactctgcattatcgatctcaatcaagtttgatgggcagtttagcatcctcttaactTTAATATGTTCATCTCCGTGTGCGCGATCTGCTGCAGCATGCAGTCGACCAGTGCAGTCGACCAGATCGGACTTGTGCGGCAAGATCTCCGACGCATACACTAAACGCCGACTGCGCCGATAGTTCTCCTTGTTCTCGAGACATTTCACATAGATAAATACAAcacaaaatatcaatttttttatagaagaggtaataaaaacatttagtaAAACTTATCTGAAACAATCTTGTAATCGTtaaagtaatatgatattgacACTGAAATGTAACGAAATGTTGTCAGCTCTgactcttcttctttttcttgttttttttttctttaattagcaTTAGAGATTGACGACatagtttaaaaaacaaattacaattgttaataaattattaaatactttgacattatatgtgtacctttccatataaaatgagatcaacatcttttgcaaaaatcaatacaGAAAACTAATTTTCGAAAATCTTTTGTTTGAGTAAGATACTTcacaatgtacaaaaaaagttacaattattaataaattattaaatactttgacattacatgtatctttctatataaaataagatcaacattttttagaactttatatacattaattaattaactattattgctaattataaaataatattgtgacGTATGCATgcacatatagaaattaataaattaaaaaaataaccaaataaaaaaataatcaatagagaaaactaactttcgaaaatcttTTGTTTGAGTAAAATACTCCACAGTGTACACAC from Monomorium pharaonis isolate MP-MQ-018 unplaced genomic scaffold, ASM1337386v2 scaffold_430, whole genome shotgun sequence encodes the following:
- the LOC118648427 gene encoding probable cytochrome P450 304a1 — protein: MHHDPDLWGDPEVFRPERFLKEDGQLAKDFSLPFSFGHRLCPGETYSRYNIFGTLVLLLQNFNFFFVEGQPSSLEDKDSGIVVLPKDLWIRFESR